The Actinomyces sp. oral taxon 414 genome has a segment encoding these proteins:
- a CDS encoding UDP-N-acetylmuramoyl-L-alanyl-D-glutamate--2,6-diaminopimelate ligase has protein sequence MSNHAYESAAALRPQRCAPTALNDLAECFALDASRIDPSRLPEILVTGVSVDSGDVAAGELFAALPGFKRHGALFAAEAAGSGAVAVLTDDAGAEIVRRQAPDLPVLTHPDPRAVVGPLAARVYHHPARRLTTAAVTGTNGKTTTSYFLDAILAAHLGGCMVAGTVELRVGALSVESPRTTVEAPVLQRMMALAVEEGVGAASLEASSHAIVLHRLNGFAVDVAGFTNLQRDHLDFHKTMQGYLDAKARLFTPEHARRGVVCVDDEWGARLADRIAAAGLIPVDRVRAYPVEGDPAQGTDWWVSDAAVSMTDAATTFVLHGPDAERIEASCPLPGLVNVQNAALALVMALRAGVPAATAVEALADAHNIPGRMQRISRRDGVRGTCIVDFAHTPDAMELALKAVRQITPGRLIVVFGSDGDRDRGKRPMLGAIAARLADVLVVTDENPRSEDPQTIRDAVLAGVRSARPDMRDVEEITTWRGDAVRRGVELCGPQDTVIVTGKGHEPFLEIADEFIRYNDAPVMREAVEAKWPAEEEPA, from the coding sequence ATGAGCAACCACGCCTACGAGTCGGCTGCCGCGCTGCGCCCGCAGCGCTGCGCCCCGACCGCGCTCAACGACCTGGCCGAATGCTTCGCCCTGGATGCGAGCCGGATCGACCCCTCCCGCCTGCCCGAGATCCTCGTCACCGGTGTGAGCGTCGACTCCGGCGACGTCGCCGCCGGAGAGCTCTTCGCGGCCCTGCCCGGCTTCAAGCGGCACGGCGCCCTCTTCGCCGCCGAAGCGGCGGGCTCCGGGGCCGTCGCCGTCCTGACCGACGACGCCGGGGCCGAGATCGTGCGCCGCCAGGCGCCGGACCTGCCGGTCCTGACCCACCCCGACCCGCGCGCCGTCGTCGGCCCCCTGGCGGCCCGCGTCTACCACCACCCGGCCCGCCGCCTGACCACCGCCGCGGTGACCGGCACCAACGGCAAGACCACCACCTCTTACTTCCTCGACGCGATCCTGGCCGCGCACCTGGGCGGCTGCATGGTCGCCGGAACCGTGGAGCTGCGCGTGGGCGCCCTGTCCGTGGAGTCCCCGCGCACCACCGTCGAGGCCCCCGTCCTGCAGCGCATGATGGCCTTGGCCGTCGAGGAGGGCGTGGGCGCCGCCAGCCTGGAGGCCTCCAGCCACGCCATCGTCCTGCACCGCCTGAACGGCTTCGCGGTCGACGTCGCCGGTTTCACCAACCTCCAGCGCGACCACCTCGACTTCCACAAGACCATGCAGGGCTACCTCGACGCCAAGGCCCGCCTGTTCACCCCCGAGCACGCCCGGCGCGGCGTCGTGTGCGTCGACGACGAGTGGGGCGCCCGGCTGGCCGACCGGATCGCCGCGGCGGGCCTGATCCCCGTGGACCGGGTGCGCGCCTACCCGGTCGAGGGCGATCCCGCCCAAGGGACCGACTGGTGGGTGAGCGACGCCGCCGTGTCCATGACCGACGCCGCCACCACCTTCGTCCTCCACGGCCCCGACGCCGAGCGCATCGAGGCCTCCTGCCCCCTGCCCGGCCTGGTCAACGTCCAGAACGCCGCCCTGGCCCTGGTCATGGCCCTGCGCGCCGGGGTCCCGGCCGCCACCGCCGTGGAGGCCCTGGCCGATGCCCACAACATCCCCGGGCGCATGCAGCGCATTAGCCGGCGCGACGGCGTGCGCGGCACCTGCATCGTCGACTTTGCCCACACCCCCGACGCCATGGAGCTCGCCCTCAAGGCCGTGCGTCAGATCACGCCGGGGCGCCTCATTGTCGTCTTCGGCTCCGACGGCGACCGCGACCGGGGCAAGCGCCCCATGCTCGGCGCCATCGCCGCGCGCCTGGCCGACGTCCTGGTCGTCACCGACGAGAACCCGCGCAGCGAGGACCCCCAGACGATCCGCGACGCGGTCCTGGCCGGCGTGCGCTCCGCGCGCCCCGACATGAGGGACGTGGAGGAGATCACCACCTGGCGCGGCGACGCCGTGCGCCGCGGTGTCGAGCTGTGCGGCCCGCAGGACACCGTCATCGTCACCGGCAAGGGTCACGAGCCCTTCCTGGAGATCGCAGACGAATTCATCCGCTACAACGACGCCCCCGTCATGCGGGAGGCGGTGGAGGCCAAATGGCCCGCTGAGGAGGAGCCAGCATGA
- a CDS encoding UDP-N-acetylmuramoyl-tripeptide--D-alanyl-D-alanine ligase has product MMTRNLLEIVAMCGGVLHAAQGTADSVRATTVTGVFTDSRKVAPGGLFVAIAGEHDDGHQFVPAAARAGAVAILVHDLDGVRSALADAGLAPGSLNLITVSDTVEALGRLARAHLADLRERAAEQGRALTVVAMTGSVGKTTTKDLTRQILAAQAPTIAPAASFNNEIGLPLTVLRADETTRFLILEMGASAPGHIAYLTSIAPPDAAAVLVVGHAHMDGFGSLDGVARAKAEIIEGLLPTGTAVVNLDDERAAAMGELAPGPVLTFSAAGDARADLRADLVELDDGARPVIDLHLPGLSAPARVRLGLPGVHNVTNALGAAGLALAAGVRPEAVAAALGRAVSESPHRMDVRELELTGLNGHSLGILLIDDSYNANIDSMTAALDALPALAGERRRVVIVSEMLELGESSAADHARTGELAVQAGAALLLTIGRGAAPAAQAARAAGIKTLQVADADAALDLLGSEHSPLHDGDAVLVKGSHDSGAWRLADFLVERSKEGTQR; this is encoded by the coding sequence ATGATGACCCGCAACCTGCTCGAGATCGTCGCCATGTGCGGCGGTGTGCTTCACGCGGCGCAGGGCACCGCGGACTCGGTGCGAGCCACCACCGTGACCGGCGTCTTCACCGACTCCAGGAAGGTGGCCCCGGGCGGCCTCTTCGTGGCCATCGCGGGCGAGCACGACGACGGGCACCAGTTCGTGCCGGCCGCCGCGCGCGCCGGGGCCGTGGCCATCCTCGTGCACGACCTGGACGGCGTGCGCTCCGCCCTGGCCGACGCCGGGCTCGCCCCGGGCTCGCTCAACCTCATCACGGTGTCCGACACCGTCGAGGCGCTCGGGCGCCTGGCCCGCGCCCACCTGGCCGACCTGCGCGAGCGCGCCGCCGAGCAGGGCCGCGCGCTGACCGTCGTGGCCATGACCGGCAGCGTGGGCAAGACCACCACCAAGGACCTGACCCGCCAGATCCTGGCGGCCCAGGCCCCCACGATCGCCCCGGCCGCCAGCTTCAACAACGAGATCGGCCTGCCTCTGACCGTCCTGAGGGCCGACGAGACCACCCGCTTCCTCATCCTGGAGATGGGGGCCTCCGCGCCCGGGCACATCGCCTACCTCACCTCCATCGCCCCGCCGGACGCGGCCGCCGTCCTCGTGGTCGGCCACGCCCACATGGACGGCTTCGGCTCCCTCGACGGCGTCGCCCGCGCCAAGGCGGAGATCATCGAGGGCCTGCTGCCCACCGGCACCGCCGTGGTCAACCTCGACGACGAGCGCGCCGCCGCCATGGGCGAGCTCGCGCCGGGGCCGGTCCTGACCTTCTCCGCCGCCGGCGACGCCCGGGCGGACCTGCGTGCCGACCTCGTCGAGCTCGACGACGGCGCCCGCCCGGTGATCGACCTGCACCTGCCCGGGCTGTCCGCGCCCGCCCGGGTCCGCCTGGGCCTGCCGGGCGTCCACAACGTGACCAACGCCCTGGGCGCCGCCGGGCTCGCCCTGGCCGCCGGGGTCAGGCCCGAGGCCGTCGCCGCGGCCCTGGGGCGGGCCGTCAGCGAGAGCCCGCACCGCATGGACGTGCGCGAGCTGGAGCTGACCGGGCTCAACGGCCACAGCCTGGGGATCCTCCTCATCGACGACTCCTACAACGCCAATATCGACTCCATGACCGCCGCCCTGGACGCCCTGCCTGCGCTGGCCGGCGAGCGCCGGCGGGTCGTGATCGTCTCGGAGATGCTGGAGCTGGGGGAGTCCTCCGCCGCCGACCACGCCCGCACCGGCGAGCTCGCCGTGCAGGCGGGGGCCGCCCTGCTGCTGACGATCGGCCGCGGCGCCGCGCCCGCCGCCCAGGCGGCCCGCGCCGCCGGCATCAAGACCCTCCAGGTCGCCGACGCCGACGCCGCCCTGGACCTGCTGGGCTCGGAGCACTCCCCGCTGCACGACGGCGACGCGGTCCTGGTCAAGGGGTCGCACGACTCGGGGGCGTGGCGGCTGGCGGACTTCCTCGTCGAGCGGTCCAAGGAGGGCACCCAGCGATGA
- the mraY gene encoding phospho-N-acetylmuramoyl-pentapeptide-transferase has protein sequence MTAILVAAAVGLLLTLLGTPLLIRFLHKREYGQFIRQDGPQGHFTKRGTPTMGGLVIILATVLGYGAANLIELRTPRASGILLIFLIVGLGLIGFLDDFEKISKQRSLGLRAWQKIAWQALIGITFSVTALRFADRNGLTPASTRVSFASDTNIDLAFAGAGVGLVLFVLWANFLITAWSNAVNLTDGLDGLAAGSSAMVFGAYTLIGVWQTNQSCTYRHSDVVATLCYQTRDPRDMAMIAAALMGACFGFLWWNASPAKIFMGDTGSLALGGALAGLSILTRTQFLAVVLGGLFLAEVMSDVIQVASFKSTGRRVLRMAPLHHHFELGGWTEVNVVIRFWIVAGVCVVAGLGLFYAEYLVS, from the coding sequence ATGACCGCCATCCTCGTCGCGGCCGCCGTCGGGCTCCTGCTGACCCTCCTGGGCACGCCTCTGCTCATCCGCTTCCTCCACAAGCGCGAGTACGGCCAGTTCATCCGGCAGGACGGCCCCCAGGGGCACTTCACCAAGCGCGGCACCCCCACCATGGGCGGGCTGGTCATTATCCTGGCCACCGTGCTCGGCTACGGGGCCGCCAACCTCATTGAGCTGCGCACCCCCCGGGCGAGCGGGATCCTGCTGATCTTCCTCATTGTGGGCCTGGGGCTGATCGGCTTCCTCGACGACTTCGAGAAGATCTCCAAGCAGCGCTCCCTGGGGCTGCGGGCCTGGCAGAAGATCGCCTGGCAGGCCCTGATCGGGATCACCTTCTCGGTGACCGCCCTGCGCTTCGCCGACCGCAACGGCCTGACCCCCGCCTCCACCCGCGTCTCCTTCGCCAGCGACACGAACATCGACCTGGCCTTCGCCGGGGCGGGGGTGGGCCTGGTCCTGTTCGTCCTGTGGGCGAACTTCCTCATCACCGCCTGGTCCAACGCCGTCAACCTCACCGACGGCCTCGACGGCCTGGCCGCGGGCAGCTCGGCGATGGTCTTCGGCGCCTACACCCTCATCGGCGTGTGGCAGACGAACCAGTCGTGCACCTACCGCCACTCCGACGTCGTGGCCACGCTGTGCTACCAGACCCGCGACCCGCGCGACATGGCCATGATCGCCGCCGCCCTCATGGGGGCCTGCTTCGGCTTCCTGTGGTGGAACGCCTCCCCGGCCAAGATCTTCATGGGGGACACGGGCTCGCTGGCCCTGGGCGGGGCGCTGGCGGGCCTGTCGATTCTCACGCGCACGCAGTTCCTCGCCGTCGTCCTGGGCGGGCTCTTCCTGGCCGAGGTCATGAGCGACGTCATCCAGGTCGCCTCCTTCAAGTCCACCGGCAGGCGCGTGCTGCGCATGGCGCCCCTGCACCACCACTTCGAGCTGGGCGGGTGGACGGAGGTCAACGTCGTCATCCGCTTCTGGATCGTGGCCGGCGTGTGCGTCGTGGCGGGCCTGGGCCTGTTCTACGCCGAGTACCTGGTGTCCTGA
- the murD gene encoding UDP-N-acetylmuramoyl-L-alanine--D-glutamate ligase — translation MSSIDVVADLAGARVGVVGLGRTGLAVVDVLGAYGARVAVFDTREEALDDVRVGPGGPVVSAVAGSDEAVAAAVGETDLDLLVVSPGVPATGPVLRRAEREGLETWSEIELAWRLQRATRPEVPWLVVTGTDGKTTTVGMLSAMLGAAGLRAPAVGNIGVPAVAVVAEGRADALAVELSSFQLHTTRTLSPLAAACLNVAADHLDWHGGMEAYTADKARVYARARRAAVYNLADATTLAMVEGADVVEGCRAIGFTLGAPTPGQLGLVADALVDRAWYADRRRAGHELASLDDLAHLAPGGRADRLPPHLVADALAAAALALAHEAVEARPGAVAEGLRAFAPGAHRIATVARGGGVTWVDDSKATNAHSARAALSGLPEGGCVWIVGGDAKGADLRPLVAAVRTRLRAAVVIGAEPDRLLAALEQEAPGVSVVRVPDGAPEEVMEGAVRAAGRLARPGDTVMLAPAAASWDQFRSYAQRGDLFAAAAARLVEAAGA, via the coding sequence GTGAGCAGCATCGACGTCGTGGCCGACCTGGCCGGGGCCCGCGTGGGCGTGGTGGGGCTGGGTCGCACCGGCCTGGCCGTCGTCGACGTCCTGGGCGCCTACGGGGCCCGGGTCGCCGTCTTCGACACGCGGGAGGAGGCCCTGGACGACGTGCGCGTCGGGCCCGGCGGGCCGGTCGTGTCCGCCGTCGCCGGGTCCGACGAGGCCGTGGCGGCGGCCGTGGGCGAGACGGACCTGGACCTGCTCGTCGTCTCCCCGGGGGTCCCCGCCACCGGGCCCGTGCTGCGCCGGGCCGAACGGGAGGGCCTGGAGACCTGGAGCGAGATCGAACTGGCCTGGCGCCTCCAGCGGGCCACCCGGCCCGAGGTGCCCTGGCTGGTCGTCACCGGCACGGACGGCAAGACCACCACCGTGGGGATGCTCTCGGCCATGCTGGGTGCGGCGGGCCTGAGGGCCCCGGCCGTGGGCAATATCGGGGTCCCCGCCGTCGCCGTCGTCGCCGAGGGCCGGGCCGACGCGCTGGCCGTGGAGCTGTCCAGCTTCCAGCTGCACACCACCCGCACGCTCAGCCCCCTGGCGGCCGCCTGCCTCAATGTGGCCGCCGACCACCTCGACTGGCACGGTGGGATGGAGGCCTACACGGCCGACAAGGCCCGCGTCTACGCCCGCGCCCGGCGCGCCGCCGTCTATAACCTCGCCGACGCGACGACTCTGGCCATGGTGGAGGGGGCCGACGTCGTCGAGGGCTGCCGGGCCATCGGCTTCACGCTGGGCGCGCCGACCCCGGGCCAGCTCGGCCTGGTCGCCGACGCGCTCGTCGACCGGGCCTGGTACGCCGACCGCCGCCGCGCCGGGCACGAACTGGCCTCCCTGGACGATCTGGCGCACCTGGCGCCGGGCGGGCGGGCCGACCGCCTGCCGCCGCACCTGGTCGCCGACGCGCTGGCCGCCGCGGCCCTGGCCCTGGCCCACGAGGCGGTCGAGGCCCGGCCGGGCGCCGTGGCCGAGGGGCTGCGCGCCTTCGCGCCGGGCGCCCACCGGATCGCCACCGTCGCCCGGGGCGGGGGCGTGACCTGGGTCGACGACTCCAAGGCCACCAACGCCCACTCCGCCCGGGCGGCCCTGTCCGGCCTGCCCGAGGGCGGCTGCGTGTGGATCGTCGGGGGGGACGCCAAGGGCGCCGACCTGCGCCCGCTCGTCGCCGCCGTGCGCACCCGGCTGCGGGCGGCCGTCGTCATCGGCGCCGAGCCGGACCGGCTCCTGGCCGCCCTGGAGCAGGAGGCCCCCGGCGTGAGCGTCGTGCGGGTGCCCGACGGCGCCCCGGAGGAGGTCATGGAGGGCGCGGTGCGCGCGGCCGGGCGCCTCGCCCGGCCGGGGGACACCGTCATGCTCGCGCCGGCCGCGGCCTCCTGGGACCAGTTCCGCTCCTACGCGCAGCGGGGCGACCTGTTCGCCGCCGCCGCGGCGCGCCTGGTCGAGGCCGCGGGGGCGTGA